The Streptomyces sp. NBC_01276 genome contains the following window.
GAGACGCGGGACGGCAGCATCAGTTCCAGCAGCCGTTCGGGCGCGGCGGCTCCGGACCGGGTGACCACCGCGTCCAGGAAGGCCCGTTGGGCGTCCTCGTCGAGGTGGTGCACGACCACGCCGGGGACCGCGGGCAGGGCCGCGACCGTCTCCCGGTGCCCGGCGAGTGCCGGGGCGTCGCAGGAGTCGAGGACGAGGAGGTGCACCTCGGCGCCGAAACGGCGGGCGCCGTACGCGGCCTCCTCGGCCACGGCCCTGATCGTCGCCGCGCAGGGCCGGTTGGTGGGAAGGGTCAGGCAGACACGGCGCACGCCGGCTCCCCGCTCCGGTCGGTGCGGGCGGCGGTGCCCGTCTCCTTCCAGGACGTGAGCCCGAGCAGCCGGCTGCCGAGCTCGTTCAGGGTGGCCGTGGGGTACCGCTCGGACTCGTGCAGCACGGGGTCGCCGACCAGGGTGCGGTTCCAGCGCGGGGTCCGCAGGTGCCGCCAGGAGTCGACGCGGGAGCGCCTCAGCCGCTCGTGTTCCTCAAGGGCCGGCATCATCGACAGGTACTGGACCGCCCGCACCTGGTCCCGGGAGGTGTTGCGCGCCACGCCATGGGCGAGCAGGCCGTTCCAGATCAGCAGGTCTCCGGGGTGCAGGTCGGGGCGGACGACGGGGTACTCCGCCGGGTCGGCGCCGGGGCGCAGGGGGTCCCGGTCGGCCGGCCGGCCGGCCTTCCACTCGTCGAACCGCCGGAAGAGCTCCGGACTGCACTGGAAGCCGCCCGATTCCGGCCGGGTGTCGTTGAGCGCGATGATCCCCTGGACGCGCTGCGGCGGAACACCGAGCGTGGTGTCGATGTCCCAGTGCAGTTCGATGTCGAAGCCGCGGTCCGTGGGCTCGATCAGGGCGCGGTCGCGGTTCCCGACGTTGGGCGGGTTGAGGTTGAGCCGGTCCTGGGTGACCCAGAGTTCCTCGCAGTCCCACACGTCGACGAAGGCGTCGTAGACGCGCTGGGCCTGCCGGTTGTCCCACAGGAGCTGGTGGTGGTAGGCCTCCACGAAGCCGTACACGTGCAGTTGCCGGTCCAGGTCGGAGCGGAACGGCCGGTCCTCGTACCAGCTGTCCGGCCGGTCCGGGTCGAGGCCCTGGAATTCCCAGGTGAAGTCGAGGAGGCGCCGCGCCGCTTGCGCCGGGACCGCCTCGCGGACGATGACGTAGCCGTACGTCTGCCAGTGGGCGAAGTCCTCGTCCGACAGCACCCGCAGCGGTCTCGACTTCTTCAGCTCCCGCAGGGTGGTCTGGGCCAGGTAGGACTCGCCGTCCGCGCTGAAGTACGGCAGGTCCGAGGCCGCCCGGTGGAGACGGGGGCGGCGGGGAGCGGGTGTCGTCATGCGGTCCCTCCAGAAAGGGAGTCGGGGCGGCGGTTCGGCTCGTCGGCGGGCGCGGCCGCGCCGGCGGGTGCGAAGGGGGGAGGAGAGCGGTGACGCGCGCTCCTCCTCGGCCGGAGGACAGCGCGGGGCGGCCCTCGGCGCGGGCCGGTGGCGGACGGCACGGACGGGTGGTCACGCCGTGGCGCGGGTGCGTGGACCGTGCCGTTCGGCGGAATTGGTTTAGACCATAACCGCTGCCAAGTGGCATCTCAAGAGACGGAGTTGCGCCGAAACGGAGCCTGGGGCTCCACTCGACCGTCCGCCAGGTTTGGTCTAGACAATAGCCGCACGGGCGGCTTAGTGTCCTGATGCGCAGTCCGCCCCTAATCGGACATTCGACTTCTTCGCCGCTGCGCACCCGTCGCGCTCAACGCCGACCGTGCGCGCGGACCTCGACCACACCCGTCCGCGCCCCGGTGGAAGCGCGTCGGCGCCACCGCGCAGAAGCCTTGGCGCGATCGGCGCGCCCATCCGTACGGCCGGCCCCGTCCGACTGTTCACCCACGCCCAGAGGAAGCGGTTCCCATGAGCACACCCAGCACCACGGCCCTGCCGGACGGCGGCCTGAAGAGCCCAGGTGCGGGCCTGATCACGCTGGATCCGGTCCGGACCGCCCTCCTGCGCGGACTGGACGACCTGCTCACGGGGCTGGCCGCACGGCTGTGCGCCCCCGAGGTCGTCGGTCCGCCGCTGCTGTCCGTGGAGGGGCTGGCCCGGCTCGACTTCTTCCGCAACTTCCCCCACCTCGGCGTCTCCGCCGCGCGATTCGCCCCGGACGCGCTCGACGGGCTCGCCGCCGGCGAGGCGCCGGGAGAGCTGCCGCTGCGGCCGACCGGCTACCTCCTGCCGTCCGCCACCTGCTACGGGCTGCTGCTCTCCCTGGAGGGCGGGGACGTGGGCGAGGAAGGCCTGCGCCTCTCCGCCGCCGGCCGTTGCTTCCGCAATGAGACCCACTACGACGGGCTGCGGCGCCTGTGGGGCTTCCACATGCGGGAGGTGCTCTACCTCGGCACCCAACAGGGCGCGGTCGAGCACCTGGAACAGGGCGCCGGCTTCATCCTGGAGGCCGCCGCGCGCCTCGGACTGGAACTGGACAGGGCCGTCGCCGACGACCCGTTC
Protein-coding sequences here:
- a CDS encoding phytanoyl-CoA dioxygenase family protein; translation: MTTPAPRRPRLHRAASDLPYFSADGESYLAQTTLRELKKSRPLRVLSDEDFAHWQTYGYVIVREAVPAQAARRLLDFTWEFQGLDPDRPDSWYEDRPFRSDLDRQLHVYGFVEAYHHQLLWDNRQAQRVYDAFVDVWDCEELWVTQDRLNLNPPNVGNRDRALIEPTDRGFDIELHWDIDTTLGVPPQRVQGIIALNDTRPESGGFQCSPELFRRFDEWKAGRPADRDPLRPGADPAEYPVVRPDLHPGDLLIWNGLLAHGVARNTSRDQVRAVQYLSMMPALEEHERLRRSRVDSWRHLRTPRWNRTLVGDPVLHESERYPTATLNELGSRLLGLTSWKETGTAARTDRSGEPACAVSA